From the genome of Phreatobacter cathodiphilus, one region includes:
- the ntrB gene encoding nitrate ABC transporter permease: MSRPALRAVDTMPDVAAEPPPKAEVVALSPALAPSRLERLTPRLVAVTSAVVPPLLTLALILLVWEILCSGSGATLPSPSQVWRDASDLILDPFFVAGSQDMGLGWRVMTSLQRVAIGFGLAAIVGIVVGTIVGQSTWAMRGLDPIFQVLRTVPPLAWLPISLAAFRDANPSAIFVIFITAIWPILINTSVGIRNIPQDYRNVAAVLRLNQIEFFWKIMLPSAAPYIFTGLRIGVGLAWLAIVAAEMLTGGIGIGFFIWDAWNSSKLSDIIVALVYIGLVGFVLDRLIAALATIVTRGTAAN, encoded by the coding sequence ATGTCCCGACCCGCATTGAGAGCCGTCGACACCATGCCCGATGTCGCCGCAGAGCCGCCGCCCAAGGCGGAGGTGGTGGCCCTGTCGCCCGCCCTTGCGCCGAGCCGGCTGGAGCGGCTGACGCCGCGGCTCGTCGCCGTCACGAGCGCAGTGGTGCCACCCCTCCTGACCCTGGCGCTGATCCTGCTCGTCTGGGAGATCCTCTGCTCCGGCTCGGGTGCCACCCTGCCCTCGCCGAGCCAGGTCTGGCGCGATGCAAGCGACCTGATCCTCGATCCCTTCTTCGTCGCCGGCAGCCAGGACATGGGGCTGGGCTGGCGCGTCATGACCTCGCTGCAACGCGTCGCCATCGGCTTCGGTCTCGCTGCGATCGTCGGCATCGTCGTCGGCACCATCGTCGGCCAGTCGACATGGGCCATGCGCGGCCTCGATCCGATCTTCCAGGTGCTGCGCACGGTGCCGCCGCTGGCCTGGCTGCCGATCTCGCTCGCTGCCTTCCGCGACGCTAATCCCAGCGCCATCTTCGTCATCTTCATCACGGCGATCTGGCCGATCCTGATCAACACCTCGGTCGGCATCCGCAACATCCCGCAGGACTATCGCAACGTCGCCGCCGTGCTGCGGCTGAACCAGATCGAGTTCTTCTGGAAGATCATGCTGCCCTCCGCGGCGCCCTACATCTTCACGGGCCTGAGGATCGGCGTCGGCCTCGCCTGGCTCGCCATCGTCGCCGCCGAGATGCTCACCGGCGGGATCGGCATCGGCTTCTTCATCTGGGACGCGTGGAACTCCTCCAAGCTCTCCGACATCATCGTCGCGCTCGTCTATATCGGCCTGGTCGGCTTCGTCCTCGACCGCCTGATCGCCGCGCTCGCGACCATCGTCACCCGCGGCACGGCCGCGAACTGA
- a CDS encoding CmpA/NrtA family ABC transporter substrate-binding protein produces the protein MTTTFQAKSPAAAGRTSRRAFLKQTAATAALFAAAKAALPAGAFAQGAGPEVKGTKLGYIALTDAAPLIIAKEKGFYAKHGVPDMDIAKQASWGATRDNMALGTKANGIDGGHILRPKVHLYTTGKVMQNGQSLPMYTLLNLNEDGQSISISNEYKDLAIQKDSSPLKAAFERKKAQGKELTAAMTFPGGTHDLWIRYWLAAGGIDPDSDIKVIVVPPPQMVANMKVGTMDCFCVGEPWNEQLVNQNIGYTAITTGELWFKHPEKILGMRADWVDAHPKATQAILMAVMEAQQWCEKMENKEELAQIVGRRQWFNVPVNDINGRLKGNINYGHGRKVSDSPLRMKFWGEGGAVSYPWKSLDSWFVTENIRWGKFEPNTDIKALVDKTNRSDLWLAAAKTLGVAGVPTSDSRGVETFFDGVKFDPADPQAYLRALKIKRAQV, from the coding sequence ATGACAACGACCTTCCAGGCCAAGTCCCCCGCTGCCGCCGGCCGCACCAGCCGCCGCGCCTTTCTGAAGCAGACCGCCGCGACCGCCGCGCTCTTTGCCGCCGCCAAGGCCGCCCTGCCGGCCGGCGCCTTCGCGCAAGGAGCGGGTCCCGAGGTGAAGGGCACCAAGCTCGGCTACATCGCCCTCACCGACGCCGCGCCGCTCATCATCGCCAAGGAGAAGGGCTTTTACGCCAAGCACGGCGTGCCCGACATGGACATCGCCAAACAGGCGTCCTGGGGCGCGACGCGCGACAACATGGCCCTAGGCACCAAGGCCAACGGCATCGACGGCGGCCACATCCTCAGGCCCAAGGTCCATCTCTATACCACCGGCAAGGTGATGCAGAACGGCCAGTCGCTGCCGATGTACACCCTCCTCAACCTCAACGAGGACGGCCAGTCGATCTCGATTTCCAACGAGTACAAGGATCTGGCGATTCAGAAGGATTCCTCGCCGCTGAAGGCCGCCTTCGAGCGCAAGAAGGCGCAGGGCAAGGAGCTCACCGCCGCCATGACCTTCCCGGGCGGCACCCACGATCTGTGGATCCGCTACTGGCTCGCCGCCGGCGGCATCGATCCGGACAGCGACATCAAGGTGATCGTCGTGCCGCCGCCTCAGATGGTGGCGAACATGAAGGTCGGCACCATGGACTGCTTCTGCGTCGGCGAGCCGTGGAACGAGCAGCTCGTCAACCAGAACATCGGCTACACCGCCATCACCACCGGCGAGCTCTGGTTCAAGCACCCCGAGAAGATCCTCGGCATGCGCGCCGACTGGGTCGACGCCCATCCGAAGGCGACCCAGGCCATCCTCATGGCGGTGATGGAAGCCCAGCAGTGGTGCGAGAAGATGGAGAACAAGGAGGAGCTGGCGCAGATCGTCGGCCGCCGCCAGTGGTTCAACGTGCCCGTCAACGACATCAACGGACGCCTCAAGGGCAACATCAATTACGGCCACGGCCGCAAGGTGTCGGATTCGCCGCTGCGCATGAAGTTCTGGGGCGAGGGCGGCGCCGTCTCCTATCCCTGGAAGAGCCTCGACAGCTGGTTCGTCACCGAGAACATCCGCTGGGGCAAATTCGAGCCGAACACCGACATCAAGGCGCTCGTCGACAAGACCAACCGCTCGGACCTCTGGCTCGCCGCCGCCAAGACCCTCGGCGTCGCTGGCGTCCCGACCTCCGACAGCCGCGGCGTCGAGACCTTCTTCGACGGCGTGAAGTTCGATCCCGCCGACCCGCAGGCCTATCTGCGCGCGCTCAAGATCAAGCGCGCCCAGGTCTGA
- a CDS encoding CmpA/NrtA family ABC transporter substrate-binding protein: MKRITIGFIPLTDAAPLIAAHERGFAAEEGLSFDLVREVSWANIRDKLSIGLFDAAHMLTPLALASALGIGHVKVPMIAPVTLALNGNAITLSAAFVRELGELPEDPVAALPLFAAAIKRRESAGLSPPVFASTFPYSTHNYILRAYLAAGGIDPDRDVQLVVIPPPLMAGSLEKGLIDGFCVGSPWNSVAVDRGVGHILAPSSALFSRIPEKTLVIGDTLAAGDAGTLRAIVAATAKGAAWCADPGNALELAAMLSAPHYLSVAAPLVLRTIEGRLIFTPGGPSRSVPDFIRYDVPGAARPDAGRYAWLYAQMVRWGQTRLDPGAAARIAALIRTDLFDAAVGGDGAAADADPIGSILEPAFDPADLAGYLARFDARGLPKSRG, from the coding sequence ATGAAACGGATCACCATCGGCTTCATCCCGCTCACCGACGCAGCGCCGCTCATCGCCGCCCACGAGCGCGGTTTTGCCGCCGAGGAGGGCCTGTCCTTCGATCTCGTCCGCGAGGTCTCCTGGGCCAACATCCGCGACAAGCTCTCCATCGGCCTGTTCGACGCCGCCCATATGCTCACCCCCCTGGCGCTGGCAAGCGCGCTCGGCATCGGCCACGTCAAGGTTCCGATGATCGCGCCGGTGACGCTCGCCCTCAACGGCAACGCCATCACTCTGTCGGCCGCCTTCGTGCGCGAACTGGGCGAGCTTCCCGAGGACCCCGTCGCGGCCCTGCCGCTCTTCGCCGCCGCCATCAAGCGCCGCGAGAGCGCTGGCCTCAGCCCCCCGGTTTTCGCGTCGACCTTCCCCTACTCCACCCACAACTACATCCTGCGCGCCTATCTCGCCGCCGGCGGAATCGATCCGGACCGCGACGTCCAGCTCGTGGTCATTCCGCCGCCTCTCATGGCGGGCTCGCTGGAAAAGGGCCTCATCGACGGCTTCTGCGTCGGCTCGCCCTGGAACTCGGTGGCCGTCGACCGCGGCGTCGGCCACATTCTCGCGCCGAGTTCGGCCCTGTTCTCGCGGATCCCCGAGAAGACGCTGGTGATCGGCGACACGCTGGCGGCGGGTGATGCCGGCACGCTGCGCGCCATCGTCGCCGCCACGGCCAAGGGGGCGGCCTGGTGCGCCGACCCGGGCAATGCCCTCGAACTCGCGGCCATGCTCTCGGCGCCGCATTATCTCAGCGTCGCCGCCCCGCTGGTGCTGCGCACCATCGAGGGCCGGCTGATCTTCACCCCCGGCGGTCCCTCCCGTTCGGTACCGGACTTCATTCGCTACGACGTGCCCGGCGCCGCCCGCCCGGACGCTGGCCGCTATGCCTGGCTCTACGCTCAGATGGTGCGCTGGGGCCAGACGCGGCTCGACCCCGGCGCGGCGGCCCGCATCGCCGCCCTCATCCGCACCGACCTCTTCGACGCGGCGGTGGGAGGGGACGGTGCGGCGGCCGATGCCGACCCGATCGGCAGCATTCTCGAACCGGCCTTCGATCCCGCCGATCTCGCCGGCTATCTCGCCCGTTTCGACGCCCGGGGCCTGCCGAAGTCGCGCGGCTGA
- a CDS encoding ANTAR domain-containing response regulator: MSDLSLTIAIVDESRSRAAIIEEGLRDAGYSRIVHIDEMTNLLARLYATDPDVVVIDLENPSRDVLEQLFQVSRLVKRPVAMFVDQSDTGMINKAIEAGVSAYVVDGLKKERVKSILDMCVARFQAFARLQNELDQALSALEERKIVEKAKGLLMRHKGISEDEAYTLLRRRAMNEKKKLADIAQAVVTGLEMLG; this comes from the coding sequence CTGAGTGACCTCAGTCTCACCATCGCCATCGTCGACGAGAGCCGCTCCCGCGCCGCCATCATCGAGGAGGGGCTGCGCGACGCGGGCTATTCCCGCATCGTGCATATCGACGAGATGACCAACCTTCTCGCCCGCCTCTACGCCACCGACCCGGACGTTGTCGTCATCGACCTCGAAAACCCCTCGCGCGACGTGCTGGAACAGCTCTTTCAGGTCTCGCGGCTGGTGAAGCGGCCGGTCGCCATGTTCGTCGACCAGTCCGACACCGGCATGATCAACAAGGCGATCGAGGCGGGCGTCTCGGCCTATGTGGTCGACGGGCTGAAGAAGGAGCGGGTGAAGTCGATCCTCGACATGTGCGTCGCCCGCTTCCAGGCCTTCGCCAGGCTGCAGAACGAGCTCGACCAGGCGCTGTCGGCGCTGGAGGAGCGCAAGATCGTCGAGAAGGCCAAGGGCCTGCTGATGCGCCACAAGGGCATTTCGGAGGACGAGGCCTATACGCTGCTGCGCCGCCGCGCCATGAACGAGAAGAAGAAGCTCGCCGACATTGCCCAGGCGGTGGTTACCGGACTGGAGATGCTGGGATGA
- a CDS encoding SDR family NAD(P)-dependent oxidoreductase has protein sequence MNRIDLAGRTAVITGGARGIGFAAAERMLDSGAAVALWDVDAARLAEAEGKLKAKGRVSTHVVELTDEASVQAATDATAAAHGSIAILVNNAGITGGNGKTWELAPDVWRRVVEVNLVGPYLTCRAVVPVMLKAGYGRIVNIASIAGKDGNPNASHYSASKAGLIGLTKSLAKELATSGILVNCITPAAAKTEIFDQMKQEHIDFMLSKIPMNRFLQVEEAAAMIAWLSSEDCAFSTGAVFDISGGRAVY, from the coding sequence ATGAACCGCATCGATCTCGCCGGCCGCACCGCCGTCATCACCGGAGGGGCGCGCGGCATCGGCTTCGCCGCCGCCGAGCGCATGCTCGACTCCGGAGCCGCCGTCGCGCTCTGGGACGTCGATGCGGCGAGGCTCGCGGAGGCCGAGGGCAAGCTGAAGGCCAAGGGCCGCGTCTCCACCCATGTCGTCGAACTCACCGACGAGGCCTCCGTCCAGGCCGCGACCGATGCCACCGCCGCCGCCCACGGCTCCATCGCCATCCTCGTCAACAATGCCGGCATCACCGGCGGCAACGGCAAGACCTGGGAGCTCGCCCCGGACGTCTGGCGCCGCGTCGTCGAGGTCAATCTCGTCGGGCCCTATCTCACCTGCCGCGCCGTGGTGCCGGTGATGCTGAAGGCCGGCTACGGGCGCATCGTCAACATCGCCTCCATCGCCGGCAAGGACGGCAACCCCAACGCCTCGCACTATTCGGCGTCGAAGGCGGGCCTGATCGGCCTCACCAAGTCGCTGGCGAAGGAGCTCGCCACCTCCGGCATCCTCGTCAACTGCATCACCCCGGCGGCGGCGAAGACCGAGATCTTCGACCAGATGAAACAGGAGCACATCGACTTCATGCTCTCGAAGATCCCGATGAACCGCTTCCTCCAGGTCGAGGAAGCCGCCGCCATGATCGCCTGGCTTTCCTCCGAGGACTGCGCCTTCTCGACCGGCGCCGTCTTCGACATTTCGGGCGGCCGCGCCGTTTACTGA
- the tam gene encoding trans-aconitate 2-methyltransferase has translation MMDWSAKQYVKFEDERTRPARDLLAAVPTREPRRVVDLGCGPGNTTELLLKTYPRAEIMGIDSSPDMITNARARLRGISFEVADLTTWRPDPAAPVDVIYSNAVFQWIAGHETILPRLLHLLPEGGSLALQMPDNLDEPSHVGMRDAAAAGPWAAKLAEAEASHTPIAAAGDYYRLLKPHAARVDVWRTVYHHPLDGIDGIVEWFKGSRLRSYLGPLDPAEREAYLAAYRAALAPHYPADAEGKVLLAFPRLFIVATR, from the coding sequence ATCATGGACTGGTCGGCGAAGCAATACGTCAAGTTCGAGGACGAGCGGACGCGCCCCGCCCGCGATCTCCTGGCGGCGGTGCCGACGCGCGAGCCGCGCCGCGTCGTCGATCTCGGCTGCGGCCCCGGCAACACCACCGAACTGCTGCTGAAGACCTATCCCAGGGCGGAGATCATGGGGATCGATTCCTCCCCCGACATGATCACCAACGCGCGGGCGCGGCTGCGCGGCATCTCCTTCGAGGTCGCCGACCTCACGACCTGGCGGCCCGACCCCGCCGCCCCCGTCGACGTCATCTATTCCAATGCCGTGTTCCAGTGGATCGCCGGCCACGAGACCATCCTGCCGCGGCTCCTCCACCTGCTGCCGGAGGGCGGCAGCCTGGCACTCCAGATGCCGGACAATCTCGACGAGCCGAGCCACGTCGGGATGCGCGACGCGGCGGCTGCCGGGCCCTGGGCCGCGAAGCTGGCCGAGGCCGAGGCATCGCACACGCCGATCGCCGCGGCGGGCGACTACTACCGCCTCCTCAAGCCCCATGCGGCGCGGGTGGACGTGTGGCGCACCGTCTATCACCACCCGCTCGACGGCATCGACGGCATCGTCGAGTGGTTCAAGGGCTCGCGGCTGCGCAGCTATCTCGGCCCTCTCGATCCCGCCGAACGCGAGGCCTATCTCGCCGCCTATCGCGCGGCGCTCGCTCCCCACTATCCGGCCGATGCCGAGGGCAAGGTGCTGCTCGCCTTCCCCCGCCTCTTCATCGTCGCCACGCGCTGA
- a CDS encoding CobW family GTP-binding protein, with protein sequence MSAEPAPRRPRPPVPVTVLTGFLGAGKTTLLNRLLADEGMKDTAVLINEFGEIGLDHLLVRTVEDGIVMLSSGCVCCSVRGDLVAALEDLLRAVDNGRIDPFSRVVIETTGLADPIPVIHTLMAHPYLVLRYRLDAVITVVDAINGLATLDAHPEAVRQAAVADRIVVTKTDLITDGPARESFDRLMTRLAQLAPAARRLDAAKGEASAAEVLAAGLTDPVTKIVDVARWLNEEALAGADGSHTHDDGIRAFALTSDQAMGSAAFDMFLELLRGAHGPHLLRVKGVVKIAEFPDRPVVVHGAQHVFHPTTVLDSWPDGDARTRIVFILKDMDPAVIQALHDAFLGIARPDQPDRAALTDNPLAIPGIRF encoded by the coding sequence ATGTCCGCTGAACCCGCACCCCGCCGGCCCCGCCCGCCCGTTCCCGTCACCGTGCTGACGGGGTTTCTCGGCGCCGGCAAGACGACGCTCCTCAACCGGCTGCTCGCCGACGAGGGGATGAAGGACACCGCCGTGCTCATCAACGAGTTCGGCGAGATCGGCCTCGACCACCTGCTGGTGCGCACCGTCGAGGACGGCATCGTCATGCTCTCCTCGGGCTGCGTCTGCTGCTCGGTCCGCGGCGATCTGGTGGCGGCGCTGGAAGACCTCCTGCGCGCCGTCGACAACGGCCGGATCGACCCCTTCAGCCGCGTGGTCATCGAGACCACCGGCCTCGCCGACCCGATCCCCGTCATCCACACGTTGATGGCGCACCCCTATCTCGTGCTGCGCTACCGGCTGGACGCGGTGATCACCGTCGTCGACGCGATCAACGGCCTCGCCACCCTCGATGCCCATCCGGAAGCGGTGCGGCAGGCGGCGGTGGCCGACCGCATCGTCGTCACCAAGACCGACCTCATCACCGATGGGCCGGCCCGCGAGAGCTTCGACCGGCTGATGACCCGCCTGGCGCAGCTCGCCCCCGCCGCCCGCAGGCTCGACGCCGCGAAAGGCGAGGCCAGCGCCGCGGAGGTGCTCGCCGCCGGCCTCACCGACCCGGTCACCAAGATCGTCGACGTCGCCCGCTGGCTCAACGAGGAGGCCCTCGCCGGCGCCGACGGCTCCCACACCCATGACGACGGCATCCGCGCCTTCGCCCTGACCAGCGACCAGGCCATGGGCTCGGCCGCCTTCGACATGTTCCTCGAGCTGCTGCGCGGCGCCCACGGCCCGCACCTGCTGCGCGTCAAGGGCGTGGTGAAGATCGCCGAGTTCCCCGACCGGCCCGTGGTCGTCCACGGCGCCCAGCACGTCTTCCACCCCACAACCGTGCTCGATTCCTGGCCGGACGGCGACGCCCGCACGCGCATCGTCTTCATCCTGAAGGACATGGACCCGGCGGTGATCCAGGCGCTGCACGACGCCTTCCTCGGCATCGCCCGTCCCGACCAGCCCGACAGGGCGGCGCTGACCGACAACCCCCTCGCCATTCCCGGCATTCGATTCTGA
- a CDS encoding EamA family transporter — MTLSPVALGIAAALASATAYGINIVYARMATQQGVSAADLVFLRVFLMLGAVGILVALRGRSLAIPRAGRPAVLALGVASAGVGLAYFFAVSFVPIGIAAIIFYTFPLLILLASPFVEGGRLTLHRLGVFALAFTGLAIAIGPGLGGIDIRGIALAALASMLAAWQFFMAARAGRQAPPALLMFWSHIVIMPIAGTAALLLGGIGWGAIGHAWFASAMTVAGYLLGFALQMVAARRAPAALIGLVFCLEPVVAIIFAGLILGETLGGAQMVGSLLVLAALVASSLAELKRETPSALAAAAPSDVR; from the coding sequence GTGACCCTCTCCCCGGTCGCCCTCGGCATCGCGGCGGCGCTCGCCTCGGCCACCGCCTACGGCATCAACATCGTCTATGCGCGCATGGCGACGCAGCAGGGCGTGTCGGCGGCAGACCTCGTCTTCCTGCGCGTCTTCCTCATGCTCGGCGCCGTCGGTATCCTGGTGGCGCTGCGCGGCCGCAGCCTCGCCATCCCTCGCGCCGGACGCCCCGCCGTCCTCGCCCTCGGCGTCGCCTCGGCGGGTGTCGGCCTCGCCTATTTCTTCGCCGTCTCCTTCGTGCCTATCGGCATCGCGGCGATCATCTTCTACACGTTTCCCCTGCTCATCCTGCTGGCGAGCCCTTTCGTCGAGGGCGGCCGGCTCACGCTGCACCGCCTCGGCGTCTTCGCTCTCGCCTTCACCGGCCTCGCCATCGCCATCGGCCCCGGTCTCGGCGGCATCGACATCCGCGGCATCGCGCTCGCCGCCCTCGCCAGCATGCTCGCCGCCTGGCAGTTCTTCATGGCTGCGCGCGCCGGGCGGCAGGCTCCGCCGGCCCTGCTGATGTTCTGGTCCCACATCGTCATCATGCCCATCGCCGGGACGGCCGCGCTGCTCCTCGGCGGCATCGGCTGGGGCGCCATCGGCCATGCCTGGTTCGCCAGCGCCATGACGGTCGCCGGCTATCTCCTCGGCTTCGCCCTGCAGATGGTCGCGGCGCGGCGCGCCCCCGCCGCTCTCATCGGCCTCGTCTTCTGCCTCGAGCCGGTCGTCGCGATCATCTTCGCCGGCCTGATCCTTGGCGAAACGCTCGGCGGTGCCCAGATGGTGGGGAGCCTCCTCGTGCTCGCCGCCCTCGTCGCCTCCTCCCTGGCGGAACTGAAGCGCGAGACCCCGTCCGCCCTTGCCGCCGCCGCACCCTCCGATGTCCGCTGA
- a CDS encoding D-alanyl-D-alanine carboxypeptidase family protein, whose product MLLRISIPCLAGALAIFAGVTTAAAQQVGPTIVVDAATGQVLQSDRGGAAWLPASLTKMMTTYVALRQVRAGRATMNTGLVVSQRAFRSAPSKMGFRPGTVVTLDNALKMIMVKSANDVSVTIAEGLGGSVENFAAMMNAEARRLGMSGTRFINPNGLPGAGQQTTARDMALLAYAMMREFPEHSLLWRMPAIRFGNRVMRNPNHLIGRYQGADGFKTGFTCASGFNVVATATRGGRKLIVVVLGATSARGRAETAAGLFERHFVSGGSGVGLDGIANDLSSAPPNIRDQACRRRGRGPVYIEAGEELDNEPAAAAPTDPGNLTYAQMMAASQQRQGRPGRPAGALAAMPGAVVSLLGPYRPTMDPVPVSIGGAGPMANPAPALASTGSQSVTLPASTSPGTVIVPAAPAAAAVVAPTHGAIRRGAPAAEPSVRHGAIGAPMMLNGALPPERPAAAPPRAGNTPASPAARPAARQGRAAAVTATRQAPRQQRPRERR is encoded by the coding sequence ATGCTCTTGCGGATCAGCATCCCTTGTCTTGCCGGCGCCCTCGCGATCTTCGCCGGCGTCACCACGGCCGCCGCCCAGCAGGTGGGCCCGACCATCGTCGTCGACGCCGCCACCGGCCAGGTGCTGCAGTCCGACAGGGGTGGAGCCGCCTGGCTGCCGGCTTCCCTCACCAAGATGATGACGACCTATGTCGCCCTGCGACAGGTCCGCGCCGGCCGCGCCACCATGAACACCGGCCTCGTCGTGTCCCAGCGCGCCTTCCGCTCGGCCCCCTCCAAGATGGGCTTCCGGCCCGGCACGGTAGTGACGCTCGACAATGCGCTGAAGATGATCATGGTCAAGTCGGCCAACGACGTCTCGGTGACCATCGCCGAGGGCCTGGGCGGGTCGGTCGAGAACTTCGCGGCCATGATGAACGCCGAGGCCCGCCGCCTCGGCATGAGCGGCACGCGCTTCATCAACCCCAACGGTCTGCCCGGCGCCGGCCAGCAGACCACCGCCCGCGACATGGCCTTGCTCGCCTATGCCATGATGCGCGAATTCCCCGAGCACTCGCTGCTCTGGCGCATGCCGGCGATCCGCTTCGGCAACCGCGTCATGCGCAACCCCAACCACCTCATCGGCCGCTACCAGGGCGCCGACGGGTTCAAGACCGGCTTCACCTGCGCCTCCGGCTTCAACGTTGTGGCCACCGCCACCCGCGGCGGCCGCAAGCTGATCGTCGTCGTCCTCGGCGCCACCTCGGCGCGCGGCCGGGCCGAGACCGCCGCCGGCCTGTTCGAGCGCCATTTCGTCTCCGGCGGCTCGGGCGTCGGCCTCGACGGCATCGCCAACGACCTGTCCTCCGCGCCGCCGAACATCCGCGACCAGGCCTGCCGCCGCCGCGGCCGCGGCCCCGTCTACATCGAGGCCGGCGAGGAGCTCGACAACGAGCCAGCCGCCGCCGCCCCCACCGATCCCGGCAATCTCACCTATGCGCAGATGATGGCCGCCTCGCAGCAGCGACAGGGTCGCCCGGGCCGTCCGGCCGGCGCCCTCGCCGCCATGCCCGGTGCGGTGGTCTCGCTGCTCGGCCCCTATCGCCCCACCATGGATCCGGTTCCGGTCTCCATCGGCGGCGCCGGACCGATGGCGAACCCCGCCCCCGCCCTCGCCTCCACCGGCTCACAGAGCGTGACGCTCCCCGCCTCGACCAGCCCCGGCACCGTCATCGTCCCCGCCGCCCCCGCGGCGGCGGCCGTCGTGGCGCCCACCCACGGCGCCATCCGCCGCGGCGCTCCTGCCGCCGAACCCTCCGTCCGCCACGGCGCCATCGGCGCGCCGATGATGCTCAACGGCGCCCTGCCGCCGGAGCGCCCCGCCGCCGCCCCTCCGCGTGCCGGCAATACGCCCGCCAGCCCCGCCGCCCGTCCGGCCGCGCGGCAGGGCCGTGCCGCCGCTGTGACCGCCACGCGTCAGGCCCCCCGCCAGCAGCGTCCGCGCGAGCGCAGGTGA
- a CDS encoding acetyl-CoA acetyltransferase, whose amino-acid sequence MTACIVGWAHTAFGKLETETVESLIIRVANEALDNAGIGPDDVDEILLGHFNAGFSPQDFTASLVLQADPRLRFKPATRVENACATGSAAVHQAVRAVKAGDARVVLVVGVEQMTKTPGPEIGKNLLKASYLPEDGDTPAGFAGVFGKIAHNYFQRWGDQSDALAMIAAKNHKNGVENPYAQMRKDFGFDFCRTESEKNPFVAGPLKRTDCSLVSDGAAALVITDTATALKMKKAVAFRGQAHVQDFLPMSKRDILKFEGCTKAWGKALAEAGVELSDLSFVETHDCFTVAELIEYEAMGLTAEGQGARAILEGWTQKDGKLPVNPSGGLKAKGHPIGATGVSMHVLSSMQLMGEAGGIQVKDAKLGGIFNMGGAAVANYVSVLERLR is encoded by the coding sequence ATGACCGCCTGCATCGTCGGCTGGGCTCACACCGCCTTCGGCAAGCTCGAGACCGAAACCGTCGAAAGCCTGATCATCCGCGTGGCGAACGAGGCGCTCGACAATGCCGGCATCGGACCGGACGACGTCGACGAGATCCTGCTCGGCCATTTCAACGCCGGCTTCTCGCCCCAGGACTTCACCGCCTCGCTGGTGCTGCAGGCCGATCCGCGCCTGCGCTTCAAGCCGGCGACGCGCGTCGAGAACGCCTGCGCCACCGGCTCGGCCGCCGTGCACCAGGCGGTGCGCGCGGTGAAGGCGGGCGATGCCCGCGTCGTGCTGGTCGTCGGCGTCGAGCAGATGACGAAGACGCCCGGCCCCGAGATCGGCAAGAACCTCTTGAAGGCCTCCTACCTGCCCGAGGACGGCGACACGCCGGCGGGCTTCGCGGGCGTCTTCGGCAAGATCGCCCACAATTATTTCCAGCGCTGGGGCGACCAGTCCGACGCCCTCGCCATGATCGCGGCGAAGAACCACAAGAACGGCGTCGAGAACCCCTATGCGCAGATGCGCAAGGATTTCGGCTTCGACTTCTGCCGCACCGAGAGCGAGAAGAACCCCTTCGTCGCGGGTCCCCTGAAGCGCACCGACTGCTCGCTGGTCTCCGACGGCGCGGCGGCGCTCGTCATCACCGATACCGCCACCGCGCTCAAGATGAAGAAGGCCGTCGCTTTTCGCGGCCAGGCCCATGTGCAGGACTTCCTGCCCATGTCGAAGCGCGACATCCTGAAGTTCGAGGGCTGCACCAAGGCCTGGGGCAAGGCGCTGGCTGAGGCCGGCGTCGAGCTCTCCGACCTCTCCTTCGTCGAGACCCACGACTGCTTCACGGTCGCCGAGCTGATCGAATACGAGGCGATGGGCCTCACCGCCGAGGGTCAGGGCGCCCGCGCCATCCTCGAGGGCTGGACGCAGAAGGACGGCAAGCTGCCGGTGAACCCTTCCGGCGGCCTGAAGGCCAAGGGCCATCCGATCGGCGCCACCGGCGTCTCCATGCACGTGCTCTCGTCCATGCAGCTGATGGGCGAGGCCGGCGGCATCCAGGTGAAGGACGCGAAGCTCGGCGGCATCTTCAACATGGGCGGCGCCGCGGTGGCGAACTACGTCAGCGTGCTGGAGCGCCTACGCTGA